A stretch of Ischnura elegans chromosome 4, ioIscEleg1.1, whole genome shotgun sequence DNA encodes these proteins:
- the LOC124158181 gene encoding piggyBac transposable element-derived protein 3-like: MSRQRLTVNEIINILEEEGDEHRPQTIIITGPEEGAEAITDEDSDESDAEVTGDPTHLPRRVLDAEGQLHSRETLPEESQSEQPSTYKGCKRMAKKRKLKDSTKKWSRDLTELNFKLPEFIPPLTPSRFSINQSPFDSFRVFFSEDFVLHIVEQTNMYANLRGNHGFSVASEEIYAFLGILLFSGYHFLPRKRLFWNTDDDCNVTIVRETMRRNRFDDILRYLHLADNTNLDTSDRLYKIRPIFQFLNRNFKLLPPRMNCCVDETIIPYYGKHGAKQFIKGKPIRFGFKLWCLAESNGHIIHAEPYGGLCTRIPKSDLGQGGVVVVGLLEKSQLEKG; this comes from the exons AT GTCTCGACAGCGTCTGAccgtaaatgaaataataaatatacttgaGGAAGAGGGTGACGAACACAGGCCGCAGACAATAATTATAACTGGACCGGAGGAAGGTGCTGAGGCTATTACGGATGAAGATTCCGATGAATCAGATGCGGAAGTGACTGGAGATCCAACGCATCTACCACGACGTGTTTTGGATGCAGAAGGACAGCTTCATTCGAGGGAAACTCTGCCTGAAGAATCGCAGTCAGAGCAACCGTCGACATACAAAGGGTGCAAAAGGATGGCCAAAAAACGCAAGTTAAAAGATTCAACAAAAAAATGGTCGCGCGATTTAactgagttaaattttaaattacctgAGTTTATCCCCCCTCTAACTCCGAGTAGATTCTCGATCAATCAGTCACCCTTTGATTCCTTTAGGGTTTTCTTTTCTGAGGATTTCGTGTTGCACATAGTAGAACAAACAAATATGTATGCGAACTTGAGAGGGAATCATGGATTCAGCGTAGCTAGTGAAGAGATAtatgcatttcttggcatattGCTATTCTCTGGATACCACTTTTTACCCAGAAAACGCCTCTTTTGGAACACAGATGATGACTGCAATGTCACTATTGTCAGAGAAACAATGAGAAGGAATAGATTTGATGATATTCTCCGCTACTTACACTTAGCAGACAACACAAACCTTGATACTTCTGATAGATTATATAAAATACggccaatatttcaatttttaaacagaaattttaaGCTATTACCTCCCAGGATGAACTGCTGTGTTGATGAAACTATAATTCCATATTATGGAAAACATGGCGCAAAGCAGTTTATAAAAGGAAAACCAATTAGGTTTGGGTTCAAACTATGGTGTCTGGCAGAATCAAATGGCCATATAATTCACGCAGAGCCCTATGGAGGATTGTGTACTCGAATCCCGAAGTctgatcttggtcaaggaggagtTGTAGTTGTGGGCTTATTGGAAAAGAGTCAACTAGAAAAAGGTTAA